In Clostridia bacterium, a single window of DNA contains:
- a CDS encoding NADP-dependent isocitrate dehydrogenase, whose amino-acid sequence MEKIKMQTPIAELDGDEMTRVLWQWIKESLILPFVDLKTEYYDLSLVNREATKDAVTREAAAAIERLGVGVKCATITPNKQRVEEYSLTQMWKSPNGTIRAALDGTVFRAPVMVSGISPLVPSWTSPIVVARHAYGDVYKDVESVCPKGSKAELVITDEKGAETRYTIASYEKSAGVALGMHNLDSSIRSFAKSCFNYALSVKKDLWFSSKDTISATYDHRFKEIFQEEFDNNYKTEFEKAGITYFYTLIDDAVARVIRSKGGFIWACKNYDGDVMSDMLATAFGSLAMMTSVLVSPTGKYEFEAAHGTVTRHYYKYLAGEETSTNPIATIFAWTGALKKRGEKDGNEALIRFGEALEKASLDVIEEGYMTGDLKAIFRKEGVDPVALTSKEFLLKIADKLASAL is encoded by the coding sequence ATGGAAAAGATCAAGATGCAAACCCCCATAGCGGAACTTGACGGCGATGAAATGACGCGCGTTCTTTGGCAATGGATCAAAGAAAGCCTGATTTTGCCGTTCGTCGATTTGAAGACGGAGTACTATGATCTTTCGCTCGTAAATCGCGAAGCTACGAAAGACGCGGTTACTCGCGAAGCCGCCGCGGCGATCGAAAGGCTCGGCGTCGGCGTAAAATGCGCGACGATCACTCCGAACAAACAGCGCGTGGAGGAGTACTCTCTGACTCAAATGTGGAAAAGCCCGAACGGGACGATCCGCGCCGCTCTCGACGGGACGGTTTTCCGCGCTCCCGTTATGGTTTCCGGGATCTCTCCGTTGGTTCCTTCTTGGACGAGCCCCATCGTCGTCGCGCGTCACGCTTACGGCGACGTGTATAAGGACGTCGAATCGGTCTGCCCGAAGGGATCGAAAGCCGAGCTCGTCATAACGGATGAAAAGGGCGCGGAGACGCGCTATACGATCGCGTCTTATGAAAAGAGCGCAGGCGTCGCTCTCGGTATGCATAACCTCGATTCCTCGATCCGTTCGTTTGCAAAGAGTTGCTTTAATTACGCGCTTTCGGTCAAAAAAGATCTTTGGTTCAGCTCGAAAGACACGATCAGCGCGACCTACGATCACCGTTTCAAAGAGATTTTCCAAGAAGAATTCGATAATAATTACAAAACCGAGTTTGAAAAAGCCGGCATTACTTATTTCTATACTTTGATCGACGACGCCGTCGCCCGCGTGATCCGCTCGAAAGGCGGGTTTATTTGGGCGTGTAAAAACTATGACGGCGACGTTATGAGCGATATGCTCGCGACGGCGTTCGGTTCTCTTGCGATGATGACTTCCGTCCTCGTTTCCCCGACCGGGAAGTACGAGTTCGAAGCGGCGCATGGGACGGTCACGCGTCACTATTACAAATATCTTGCGGGCGAAGAGACGAGCACGAATCCGATCGCGACGATCTTCGCTTGGACGGGCGCTCTCAAAAAGCGCGGCGAAAAAGACGGGAACGAGGCTTTGATCCGTTTCGGCGAAGCGCTTGAAAAAGCGTCGCTCGACGTGATCGAAGAAGGTTATATGACGGGGGATCTCAAAGCGATCTTCCGAAAAGAGGGCGTTGACCCCGTCGCCCTTACGAGTAAGGAATTCTTGCTGAAAATCGCGGACAAGCTCGCTTCGGCGTTG